One Pseudodesulfovibrio cashew DNA window includes the following coding sequences:
- the trpA gene encoding tryptophan synthase subunit alpha, with protein sequence MNPMQVKIEEAKSKGKVGLIPFLPAGFPNREQFWKELEQLDKAGASVIEIGMPFSDPVADGPVVEKASLKCLEDGINLTWIFDGLKERKGQFNAALLLMGYLNPVYQYGLDKFGADCKAAGVSGLIIADMPLEESDFVKEAIEPHGVALVPLIGLNTSKERMKLYSDGASGFCYFVSVLGTTGQRESLPAKIKEKLKEAKEVFDIPIALGFGIKHPDQLAEFEGLMDAAVFGSALISHIEAGNSSTQFMEPWQ encoded by the coding sequence ATGAATCCTATGCAAGTGAAGATAGAAGAGGCCAAGAGCAAGGGGAAGGTGGGGTTGATTCCCTTCCTGCCCGCGGGATTCCCGAACAGGGAACAGTTCTGGAAGGAGCTGGAGCAGTTGGACAAGGCCGGGGCATCGGTCATCGAGATCGGCATGCCCTTCTCAGACCCCGTGGCCGACGGCCCCGTGGTGGAAAAGGCCTCCCTGAAATGCCTGGAGGACGGCATCAACCTGACCTGGATCTTTGACGGGCTCAAGGAGCGCAAGGGGCAGTTCAATGCCGCGTTGCTGCTCATGGGCTACCTCAACCCGGTATACCAGTACGGACTGGACAAGTTCGGCGCTGACTGCAAGGCAGCCGGGGTCTCCGGGCTGATCATCGCGGACATGCCCCTGGAGGAATCCGACTTCGTCAAGGAAGCCATCGAGCCGCACGGTGTGGCCCTGGTCCCGCTGATCGGGCTGAACACCTCCAAGGAGCGTATGAAACTCTATTCCGACGGCGCTTCCGGCTTCTGCTACTTCGTCTCGGTCCTGGGCACCACGGGCCAGCGCGAGTCCCTGCCCGCAAAGATCAAGGAGAAGCTCAAGGAGGCCAAGGAGGTCTTCGACATCCCCATCGCCCTGGGCTTCGGCATCAAGCACCCGGACCAGCTCGCCGAGTTCGAGGGGCTCATGGACGCAGCCGTGTTCGGGTCCGCCCTGATCTCGCATATCGAGGCCGGCAATTCGAGCACACAATTCATGGAGCCATGGCAGTAA
- the trpB gene encoding tryptophan synthase subunit beta: MKKGYFGDFGGQFIPELLMPPLIELEQAMETILPTEEFQTRFTHMLKENVGRPSAITYCPNLSKDLGLDLWLKREDLNHSGAHKINNTLGQGLLAKMMGKDVLLAETGAGMHGVATTVAAAMLDMKAVIYMGATDVVRQAPNVGRMRLMGAEIVAVESGTKTLKDAINEALRRWLSDQETTHYCFGTAAGPHPFPTLVREFQQIISKEARQQFMDRNEGNLPDVVVACVGGGSNAIGMFHNFVPDESVKIVGVEAAGTGEPGCYNSAPLDRGTDGVLHGMMTKLLQTEEGQILPSHSIAPGLDYPGVGPEHAELQACGRVDYTTINDGQAINAFKLLSRREGIIPALESSHAVAYAIENREQLQGKSVLVCLSGRGDKDLGILDEIL; this comes from the coding sequence ATGAAGAAAGGATACTTCGGCGACTTCGGCGGACAGTTCATTCCCGAGCTGCTCATGCCGCCGCTCATCGAGCTGGAGCAGGCCATGGAGACCATCCTCCCCACCGAGGAGTTCCAGACCCGCTTCACCCACATGCTCAAGGAAAACGTGGGCCGCCCCTCGGCCATCACCTACTGCCCTAACCTGTCCAAGGACCTGGGCCTGGACCTCTGGCTCAAGCGCGAGGACCTCAACCACTCGGGCGCGCACAAGATCAACAACACCCTGGGCCAGGGACTGCTGGCCAAGATGATGGGCAAGGACGTGCTCCTGGCCGAGACCGGCGCAGGCATGCACGGCGTTGCCACCACCGTGGCCGCAGCCATGCTCGACATGAAGGCCGTCATCTACATGGGCGCCACAGACGTGGTTCGCCAGGCCCCCAACGTGGGCCGCATGCGCCTCATGGGCGCTGAGATCGTAGCCGTCGAGTCCGGCACCAAAACCCTCAAGGACGCCATCAACGAAGCGCTGCGCCGCTGGCTCTCCGACCAGGAGACCACCCACTACTGCTTCGGCACCGCAGCCGGGCCGCACCCCTTCCCCACCCTGGTCCGCGAATTCCAGCAGATCATCTCCAAGGAAGCGCGTCAGCAGTTCATGGACCGCAACGAGGGCAACCTGCCCGACGTGGTCGTGGCCTGCGTGGGCGGCGGCTCCAACGCCATCGGCATGTTCCACAACTTCGTGCCCGACGAGTCCGTCAAGATCGTGGGCGTGGAGGCCGCAGGCACGGGCGAGCCGGGCTGCTACAACTCCGCTCCCCTGGACCGGGGTACCGACGGCGTGCTGCACGGCATGATGACCAAACTGCTTCAGACGGAAGAGGGCCAGATCCTGCCCTCGCACTCCATCGCCCCCGGCCTGGACTATCCCGGCGTGGGCCCGGAGCATGCGGAGCTGCAAGCTTGCGGACGAGTGGATTACACGACCATCAACGACGGCCAGGCCATTAACGCCTTCAAGCTGCTGTCCAGGCGGGAAGGTATCATCCCGGCGCTGGAGTCCTCCCACGCCGTGGCCTACGCCATCGAGAACCGGGAGCAGCTGCAAGGCAAGTCCGTGCTCGTCTGCCTGTCCGGCAGGGGCGACAAGGACCTCGGCATCTTGGACGAGATTTTGTAG
- a CDS encoding tetratricopeptide repeat protein: MSDYPHILGVYSLQLQADIGTGGTQEKHENITYWYARQLSVDNFEVQPLNQHHVPSGVRTELKRLDFLKQYTPEPTYYRLHTVPALETLSRKVAQGEEAFANGDLDEAESQFLKALMIDDKNVDANYGLGEVYSEKKEFSKLKNVLDTLMGLPEAFSFEHRQKFNRFGISLRKNGHYDESIRYYRKSLELVDNDENVYFNLARVYFEKGLNTECVKNLETALEINPSFVEAQKFLKYCRKNF; the protein is encoded by the coding sequence TTGAGTGATTATCCACATATACTCGGCGTGTACTCCCTTCAGCTCCAGGCCGACATCGGTACCGGCGGGACCCAGGAGAAGCACGAGAACATAACCTATTGGTATGCTCGCCAGTTGTCCGTCGACAACTTCGAGGTCCAGCCTCTCAACCAGCACCACGTCCCGTCCGGCGTTCGGACGGAACTGAAGCGGTTGGACTTCCTCAAGCAGTACACGCCGGAGCCCACCTATTACCGTCTGCATACGGTCCCGGCGCTGGAAACCCTGTCGCGGAAAGTGGCGCAGGGTGAGGAGGCCTTTGCCAACGGCGATCTGGACGAGGCCGAGTCGCAGTTTCTCAAGGCGCTGATGATCGACGACAAGAACGTCGACGCCAACTACGGTTTGGGCGAGGTCTACTCGGAAAAGAAGGAGTTCTCCAAGCTCAAGAACGTGCTCGATACTCTCATGGGCCTGCCAGAAGCGTTTTCCTTCGAACATAGGCAGAAATTCAACCGATTCGGCATCAGCCTGCGGAAAAACGGCCATTACGACGAGTCCATCCGCTATTACCGGAAATCCCTGGAGTTGGTGGACAACGACGAAAACGTCTACTTCAATCTTGCCCGCGTCTATTTCGAAAAGGGCTTGAACACCGAGTGCGTCAAAAATCTTGAGACCGCCCTGGAGATCAATCCGAGCTTTGTGGAGGCTCAAAAATTCCTAAAATATTGCAGGAAAAATTTTTAA
- a CDS encoding TadE/TadG family type IV pilus assembly protein gives MSKRNFTDRRRGVSSVEFALVMPLLFVLTMGLIEFGSLFYSWLTIQKAAQSGARFASTGQGEEEGTRVSQIISVTENGLAVLSGEKEVTVTSWPSTNANGSGSEGSAGGPCQLVEVAVVYAYHPFTPFLSGVFPEVIELTGQDRKLNEPWKPCGD, from the coding sequence ATGAGCAAACGCAACTTTACCGATCGCCGCAGGGGCGTCAGTTCCGTCGAATTCGCCCTGGTCATGCCCCTGCTCTTCGTGCTGACCATGGGCCTGATAGAGTTCGGCTCCCTGTTTTATTCCTGGCTGACCATCCAGAAGGCGGCCCAGTCCGGGGCCCGGTTCGCTTCGACAGGTCAGGGCGAGGAGGAGGGCACTCGTGTCTCCCAGATCATTTCGGTCACCGAAAATGGGCTCGCCGTATTGAGCGGCGAGAAGGAGGTCACGGTCACGTCCTGGCCCTCGACCAATGCCAACGGCAGCGGTTCCGAAGGCAGCGCCGGAGGCCCCTGCCAACTGGTGGAAGTGGCCGTGGTCTATGCATACCATCCCTTCACTCCCTTCCTGAGCGGTGTTTTCCCCGAAGTAATTGAACTGACCGGGCAGGACCGGAAGCTCAACGAACCATGGAAGCCATGCGGTGATTAA
- a CDS encoding phosphoribosylanthranilate isomerase, protein MPRPLVKVCGMTRMEDVRLCVELGVDLLGFIFHPKSPRNVDPAFAASVKTGKTTKVGLFVNQTADEVIEIMDRCGLHAAQLHGGQDRAFCEKVGPDRVIKVFWPDTYASPVALARDLDAYAEVCGHFLFDAGKTGQGGTGTTINFASLQGIEIHTPWFIAGGIGPDNVDQVLALNPPGIDINSGVESAPGIKDAAKLRAVFDRLEAMDD, encoded by the coding sequence ATGCCACGTCCCCTGGTCAAGGTCTGCGGAATGACCCGCATGGAAGACGTCAGGCTCTGCGTGGAGCTGGGCGTGGACCTGCTCGGGTTCATCTTCCACCCCAAAAGCCCGCGCAACGTGGACCCGGCCTTTGCGGCCTCGGTTAAGACGGGCAAGACCACCAAGGTCGGCCTGTTCGTCAACCAGACGGCCGACGAGGTCATCGAGATCATGGACCGCTGCGGCCTGCACGCGGCCCAGCTGCACGGCGGGCAGGACCGCGCCTTCTGCGAGAAGGTCGGCCCGGACCGGGTAATCAAGGTCTTCTGGCCCGACACCTACGCCTCGCCTGTGGCACTGGCCCGGGATCTGGATGCCTACGCAGAGGTCTGCGGCCACTTCCTGTTCGACGCAGGCAAGACAGGCCAGGGCGGAACCGGCACGACGATCAACTTTGCATCACTGCAAGGCATTGAAATACATACACCCTGGTTCATTGCAGGTGGCATCGGCCCCGATAATGTCGACCAGGTGCTGGCCCTCAACCCTCCGGGTATCGACATCAACTCCGGAGTGGAGAGTGCGCCCGGCATCAAGGACGCTGCCAAGCTCAGGGCGGTCTTCGACCGGCTCGAGGCAATGGACGACTAG
- a CDS encoding pilus assembly protein TadG-related protein: MSTIVALLLPVLLGVAGLAIDMGNMYVTHTRLQTAVDAAALAGSLQLPYDPNLDKGLVSQAVTDMLAVNMPEAEVETVTPGTEVRSVVVKGKAEVKLVLMKILGIGNQWVEASAAAGFNKLEVVFVVDNSGSMKGTPITLVKEASIELTDLLMPDGASADTKVGVVPFRGKVRIGAGVDGQDAGCRNADGSVNETGLHEDFMDEYYALPYYYRDRIDMDTCSSIPETMPLSGDKADVIEAINRQTATGNSSGTVIPEGIKWGRHVLTPEAPYTEGGDKDDYRKVMIVLTDGDTEDGECGGTYRAYYRPNNYWTNAYFRMGDDLSHCEDGGVLNTQMLAEAQAAKDAGIEIFAIRFGASDNVDINLMKQIASSKAGTDDHYFDAPSVYDIPDVFKKIGRQLGWRLLN; encoded by the coding sequence ATGAGCACCATCGTGGCGCTCCTGCTCCCCGTACTGCTGGGAGTGGCCGGGTTGGCCATCGACATGGGTAACATGTACGTGACCCATACCCGCCTGCAGACCGCTGTGGATGCGGCGGCCCTGGCCGGTTCCCTGCAGCTGCCCTATGATCCCAATCTGGACAAGGGGCTGGTGAGCCAGGCCGTCACGGACATGCTGGCCGTGAACATGCCTGAGGCCGAGGTCGAGACCGTCACGCCCGGCACGGAAGTGCGCTCGGTGGTGGTCAAGGGCAAGGCCGAGGTCAAGCTCGTCCTCATGAAGATTTTGGGCATCGGCAACCAGTGGGTCGAGGCCTCGGCAGCCGCAGGCTTCAACAAGCTCGAGGTCGTCTTCGTGGTTGATAACTCGGGTTCCATGAAGGGCACGCCCATTACCCTGGTCAAAGAGGCTTCCATCGAACTGACCGATCTGCTCATGCCCGACGGGGCCTCTGCCGACACCAAGGTCGGCGTGGTGCCCTTCCGGGGCAAGGTCCGTATCGGCGCAGGCGTGGACGGACAGGATGCAGGCTGCCGCAACGCCGATGGCTCGGTCAACGAAACAGGGCTGCATGAAGACTTCATGGATGAGTACTATGCGCTTCCCTACTATTATCGCGATCGGATCGACATGGACACCTGCTCCAGCATCCCGGAAACCATGCCTCTTTCGGGAGACAAGGCGGATGTCATCGAGGCCATCAACCGCCAGACCGCGACGGGCAACTCCTCGGGTACGGTCATTCCCGAGGGGATCAAGTGGGGCCGTCACGTGCTGACTCCCGAAGCGCCTTATACCGAAGGCGGCGACAAGGACGACTACCGCAAGGTCATGATCGTGCTTACCGACGGCGATACCGAGGACGGCGAGTGCGGCGGGACCTACCGCGCTTACTACCGCCCCAACAACTATTGGACCAACGCTTATTTCCGCATGGGCGACGACCTGTCCCACTGCGAGGACGGGGGCGTCCTCAATACGCAGATGCTCGCCGAGGCGCAGGCGGCCAAGGACGCCGGCATCGAAATCTTCGCCATCCGGTTCGGTGCCTCCGATAACGTCGACATCAACCTCATGAAGCAGATCGCCTCCAGCAAGGCGGGCACGGACGACCATTACTTCGACGCGCCCTCTGTCTATGACATTCCGGACGTGTTCAAGAAGATCGGCAGGCAGCTTGGCTGGCGGCTTCTCAACTAA
- a CDS encoding TadE/TadG family type IV pilus assembly protein gives MRKTDKSRKGLAAVEFALMLPAVALLFLLLVEGANAMHAYSNLVEASREGARLALMDGETSDIEALVKAVTDELDPQFLSTSVSTDAGQNTVTVEVAYDYQPFGEDALEMLTGQQTLQIVAQTTMPLP, from the coding sequence ATGAGGAAGACGGACAAATCCCGAAAGGGGCTGGCGGCAGTGGAATTCGCCCTGATGCTTCCGGCCGTGGCGCTGTTGTTTCTCCTTCTGGTCGAGGGAGCCAATGCCATGCACGCCTATTCGAACCTGGTGGAAGCCAGCCGCGAAGGAGCCAGGCTCGCGCTCATGGACGGAGAGACCTCCGACATCGAGGCCCTGGTCAAGGCCGTGACCGACGAACTTGACCCGCAATTCCTGTCCACGTCCGTGTCCACCGACGCGGGACAAAACACCGTTACCGTCGAGGTTGCATATGACTACCAGCCCTTTGGCGAAGATGCCCTTGAAATGCTCACAGGTCAGCAGACTCTTCAGATCGTCGCCCAGACGACAATGCCTCTGCCCTGA